Proteins encoded in a region of the Burkholderia ubonensis subsp. mesacidophila genome:
- the waaC gene encoding lipopolysaccharide heptosyltransferase I yields the protein MQKILIVRVSSLGDVVHNMPVIADIRRRHPDAQIDWLVEESFVDLVRLVDGVRDVLPFSLRRWRKKPFAGATWREIRAFRKRLAAERYDLVIDCQGLIKTAWVASWARGPLVGLGNRTDGAGYEWPVRFFYDKRVPIEPRTHVVERTRQLVAAALGDPAPTPADPIDFGLDTRAASLAVAALGLNLPVPYVVFVHATSRADKQWPDAAWIELGQSLVRRGASLVLPWGNDAERATSERLAKEFGAAAIVPPKLSLPAVVGLIDGAAATVGVDTGLVHIAAALKRPTVELYNFATAWRTGGYWSPNVANLGTAGQPPSIAQVKSALAGFGLL from the coding sequence GTGCAAAAGATCCTGATCGTGCGCGTGTCGTCGCTGGGCGACGTCGTGCACAACATGCCGGTGATCGCCGATATCCGGCGGCGCCATCCCGATGCGCAGATCGACTGGCTCGTCGAGGAAAGCTTCGTCGACCTCGTGCGGCTCGTCGACGGCGTGCGCGACGTGCTGCCGTTCTCGCTGCGCCGCTGGCGCAAGAAGCCGTTCGCGGGCGCGACCTGGCGCGAAATCCGCGCGTTCCGCAAGCGGCTCGCGGCAGAGCGCTACGACCTCGTGATCGACTGCCAGGGGCTCATCAAGACCGCGTGGGTCGCGAGCTGGGCGCGCGGCCCGCTCGTCGGCCTCGGCAACCGCACCGACGGCGCCGGCTACGAGTGGCCGGTGCGTTTCTTCTACGACAAGCGCGTGCCGATCGAGCCGCGCACGCACGTCGTCGAGCGTACGCGGCAGCTCGTCGCGGCCGCGCTCGGCGACCCGGCGCCGACGCCCGCCGACCCGATCGACTTCGGCCTCGACACGCGCGCGGCGTCGCTCGCGGTGGCCGCGCTCGGGCTGAACCTGCCGGTGCCGTACGTGGTGTTCGTGCATGCGACGTCGCGCGCCGACAAGCAATGGCCGGACGCCGCGTGGATCGAGCTCGGCCAGTCGCTCGTGCGGCGCGGCGCGTCGCTCGTGCTGCCGTGGGGCAACGACGCGGAGCGCGCGACCAGCGAGCGGCTCGCGAAGGAGTTCGGCGCGGCGGCGATCGTGCCGCCGAAGCTGTCGCTGCCGGCGGTGGTCGGGCTGATCGACGGCGCGGCGGCAACCGTCGGGGTTGACACAGGTCTGGTTCACATCGCGGCCGCGCTGAAGCGTCCGACGGTCGAACTGTACAATTTCGCGACGGCCTGGCGGACCGGCGGCTACTGGTCGCCGAACGTCGCCAACCTGGGCACGGCGGGGCAGCCCCCGTCGATCGCGCAGGTGAAGTCGGCGCTCGCGGGCTTCGGTCTCCTGTAA
- a CDS encoding phosphomannomutase/phosphoglucomutase — translation MISQSIFKAYDIRGVIGKTLDADTARAIGRAFGSEVRAHGGDAVVVARDGRLSGPELVGALADGLRAAGVDVVDVGMVPTPVGYFAASVPLALKGGERRVDSCIVVTGSHNPPDYNGFKMVLRGGAIYGEQIQALYRRIVDERFETGSGTYEQFDVAEQYIARIAGDVKLARPMKLVVDAGNGVAGPLATRLFKALGCELVELYTDIDGTFPNHHPDPAHPENLQDVIRALKETDAELGFAFDGDGDRLGVVTKDGQIIFPDRQLMLFAEEVLSRNPGAQIIYDVKCTRHLAPWVKSKGGEPLMWKTGHSLVKAKLRETGAPLAGEMSGHVFFKDRWYGFDDGLYTGARLLEIVAKSADPSAQLNALPDAMCTPELQLWLEEGENFRLIEKLQQEAKFDGADEVVTIDGLRVEYPDGFGLARSSNTTPVVVLRFEAETQDGLARIQEDFRRVLTAAKPDVKLPF, via the coding sequence ATGATTTCCCAATCCATCTTCAAGGCATATGACATTCGCGGCGTGATCGGCAAGACGCTCGACGCCGACACGGCGCGCGCGATCGGCCGTGCGTTCGGCAGCGAAGTGCGCGCGCACGGCGGCGACGCGGTTGTCGTCGCGCGCGATGGCCGGCTGTCCGGGCCCGAACTCGTCGGGGCGCTCGCCGACGGCCTGCGTGCGGCGGGCGTCGACGTCGTCGACGTCGGCATGGTGCCGACGCCGGTCGGCTATTTCGCGGCGAGCGTGCCGCTCGCGCTGAAGGGCGGCGAGCGCCGCGTCGATTCATGCATCGTCGTCACGGGCAGCCACAACCCGCCGGACTACAACGGCTTCAAGATGGTGCTGCGCGGCGGGGCGATCTACGGCGAGCAGATCCAGGCGCTGTACCGCCGCATCGTCGACGAGCGCTTCGAGACGGGCAGCGGCACCTATGAGCAGTTCGACGTCGCGGAGCAGTACATCGCCCGCATCGCCGGCGATGTCAAGCTCGCGCGGCCGATGAAGCTCGTCGTCGATGCCGGCAACGGCGTCGCCGGGCCGCTCGCGACGCGCCTGTTCAAGGCGCTCGGCTGCGAGCTGGTCGAGCTGTACACCGACATCGACGGCACGTTCCCGAACCACCATCCGGATCCGGCTCACCCGGAAAACCTGCAGGACGTGATCCGCGCGCTGAAGGAAACCGACGCCGAGCTCGGCTTCGCGTTCGACGGCGACGGCGACCGCCTCGGCGTCGTCACGAAGGACGGCCAGATCATCTTCCCGGATCGCCAGCTGATGCTGTTCGCCGAGGAAGTGCTGTCGCGCAACCCGGGCGCGCAGATCATCTACGACGTGAAGTGCACGCGCCATCTCGCGCCGTGGGTGAAGAGCAAGGGCGGCGAGCCGCTGATGTGGAAGACCGGCCATTCGCTCGTGAAGGCGAAGCTGCGCGAGACCGGCGCGCCGCTCGCGGGCGAGATGAGCGGCCACGTGTTCTTCAAGGACCGCTGGTACGGCTTCGACGACGGCCTCTACACGGGCGCGCGCCTGCTCGAGATCGTCGCGAAGTCGGCCGACCCGAGCGCGCAGCTGAACGCGCTGCCGGACGCGATGTGCACGCCGGAACTGCAGCTGTGGCTCGAAGAGGGCGAGAACTTCCGCCTGATCGAGAAACTGCAGCAGGAAGCGAAGTTCGACGGCGCGGACGAGGTCGTGACGATCGACGGCCTGCGCGTCGAGTATCCGGACGGCTTCGGCCTCGCGCGTTCGTCGAATACGACGCCCGTCGTCGTGCTGCGCTTCGAAGCCGAGACGCAGGACGGCCTCGCCCGCATCCAGGAAGACTTCCGCCGCGTGCTGACGGCGGCGAAGCCGGACGTGAAGCTGCCGTTCTGA
- a CDS encoding urease accessory protein UreF, with protein sequence MNTTELVALLHLASPALPIGAFSYSQGLEAALDANLIRDADGARDWIASGLADVLAHGELPFLAHQLARWHVHDADALARENAWFVASRESAELRRETEQMGWSLAQLCTSLEWGDAARRATLAAITPIALPTAFAYAAAAHGARADATLAAYAFGWVENQTSAALKAVPLGQLAGQKIIVALRGAIDAAVQRALATPPDRINTFAPQLGILSARHETQYSRLFRS encoded by the coding sequence ATGAACACCACTGAACTCGTCGCGCTGCTGCACCTCGCGTCTCCCGCGCTGCCGATCGGCGCGTTCAGCTATTCGCAGGGACTCGAGGCGGCGCTCGACGCGAACCTGATCCGCGACGCCGACGGCGCGCGCGACTGGATCGCGAGCGGCCTCGCCGACGTGCTCGCGCACGGCGAGCTGCCGTTTCTCGCGCACCAGCTCGCGCGCTGGCACGTGCACGACGCCGACGCGCTCGCCCGCGAAAACGCATGGTTCGTCGCGAGCCGCGAATCGGCGGAGCTGCGCCGCGAAACCGAACAGATGGGCTGGTCGCTCGCGCAGCTGTGCACGTCGCTCGAATGGGGCGACGCCGCGCGCCGCGCGACGCTGGCGGCAATCACGCCGATCGCGCTGCCGACCGCGTTCGCCTATGCGGCGGCCGCGCACGGCGCGCGCGCCGACGCGACGCTCGCCGCGTACGCGTTCGGCTGGGTCGAGAACCAGACGTCCGCCGCTCTGAAGGCGGTGCCGCTCGGCCAGCTCGCCGGCCAGAAGATCATCGTCGCGCTGCGCGGCGCGATCGACGCGGCCGTGCAGCGCGCGCTTGCGACGCCGCCCGACCGGATCAACACGTTCGCGCCGCAGCTCGGCATCCTGTCCGCGCGGCACGAGACCCAGTATTCGCGGCTGTTCCGCTCCTGA
- the ureE gene encoding urease accessory protein UreE: protein MRTLDKRIAPNVKLAASLVARAPTLTLAYDARCKSRLAATLDTGEEVALVLPRGTVLRDGDVLVADDGALVRVAAAPEAVLRVRAADPLTLMRAAYHLGNRHTPVEIGDGCLLLEADPVLADMLRRLGTQVEQVDAPFQPEAGAYGGGHRHGHDATFAEDYALAQQVFGEHHGHSHSHDHDHQHGPGCAHGHGHEHH, encoded by the coding sequence ATGCGCACCCTCGACAAACGCATTGCCCCGAACGTGAAGCTCGCCGCGTCGCTCGTCGCGCGCGCGCCGACGCTCACGCTCGCGTACGACGCCCGCTGCAAGAGCCGCCTCGCGGCGACGCTCGACACCGGCGAGGAAGTCGCGCTCGTGCTGCCGCGCGGCACCGTGCTGCGCGACGGCGACGTGCTCGTCGCCGACGACGGCGCGCTCGTGCGCGTCGCCGCCGCGCCCGAAGCCGTGCTGCGCGTGCGCGCGGCCGATCCGCTGACGCTGATGCGCGCCGCCTACCACCTCGGCAACCGCCACACGCCGGTCGAGATCGGCGACGGCTGCCTGTTGCTCGAGGCCGATCCCGTGCTCGCGGACATGCTGCGCCGGCTCGGCACGCAGGTCGAACAGGTCGACGCGCCGTTCCAGCCGGAAGCCGGCGCGTACGGCGGCGGGCACCGGCACGGCCACGACGCGACCTTCGCCGAAGACTATGCGCTCGCGCAGCAGGTGTTCGGCGAGCACCACGGCCATTCGCATTCGCACGATCACGATCACCAGCACGGCCCCGGATGCGCACACGGCCACGGCCATGAACACCACTGA
- the waaA gene encoding lipid IV(A) 3-deoxy-D-manno-octulosonic acid transferase, which yields MLRMIYRALWWLVAPLAVVRLYLRSRKERGYREHIGERFGYGPGRAPDDRAPLIWVHAVSVGETRAAQPLIDALINARPDARILLTHMTPSGRATGTQIFGDRVLRCYLPYDMPGAVRRFLRAWRPTLGLVMETEVWPTLIDECRRADVPLVLTNARMSARSYKRAAKFGAATRDVFGGFSRVLAQSPADAERLSSLGARHVTVLGNLKFDMTTPPELAARGHAWRDAIGARPVWVAASTRENEEALVLQAFEAVRTPNALLILVPRHPQRFGEVEALVARSNLKCVRRSAWAADAAALAAGQPAAAPLPADVTVLLGDSMGELGAYYAAADVAFIGGSLLPLGGQNLIEACAVGVPVLIGPHVFNFTQATADAVAAGAAQQVQDPADLGRVLDALFADKARRIAMGAAGAAFAARHRGATARTVDVLAALLPAAENGARATQDE from the coding sequence ATGCTGAGGATGATTTATCGCGCGCTGTGGTGGCTCGTCGCGCCGCTGGCCGTCGTGCGCCTGTACCTGCGCTCGCGCAAGGAGCGCGGCTACCGCGAGCATATCGGCGAGCGCTTCGGCTACGGGCCGGGCCGCGCGCCGGACGACCGCGCGCCGCTGATCTGGGTGCATGCGGTGTCGGTCGGCGAGACGCGCGCGGCGCAGCCGCTGATCGACGCGCTGATCAACGCGCGCCCGGACGCGCGCATCCTGCTCACGCACATGACGCCGAGCGGCCGCGCGACCGGCACGCAGATCTTCGGCGATCGCGTGCTGCGCTGCTACCTGCCGTACGACATGCCGGGCGCGGTGCGGCGCTTCCTGCGCGCATGGCGGCCGACGCTCGGCCTCGTGATGGAAACCGAGGTGTGGCCGACGCTGATCGACGAATGCCGCCGCGCGGACGTGCCGCTCGTGCTGACCAATGCGCGGATGTCCGCGCGTTCGTACAAGCGCGCGGCGAAGTTCGGCGCGGCGACGCGCGACGTGTTCGGCGGCTTCTCGCGGGTGCTCGCGCAGAGCCCGGCCGATGCGGAGCGCCTGAGCTCGCTCGGCGCGCGGCATGTGACGGTGCTCGGCAACCTGAAATTCGACATGACGACGCCGCCCGAACTCGCGGCGCGCGGCCATGCGTGGCGCGACGCGATCGGCGCGCGCCCGGTGTGGGTCGCGGCGAGCACGCGCGAGAACGAGGAAGCGCTGGTGCTGCAGGCGTTCGAAGCGGTCAGGACGCCCAACGCGCTGCTGATCCTGGTGCCGCGCCATCCGCAGCGTTTCGGTGAAGTCGAGGCGCTCGTCGCGCGCAGCAATCTCAAGTGCGTGCGGCGTTCGGCCTGGGCGGCGGATGCCGCTGCGCTCGCCGCGGGCCAGCCGGCGGCGGCGCCGCTGCCGGCCGACGTGACGGTGCTGCTCGGCGATTCGATGGGCGAGCTGGGCGCGTACTACGCGGCGGCCGACGTCGCGTTCATCGGCGGCAGCCTGCTGCCGCTCGGCGGGCAGAACCTGATCGAAGCGTGCGCGGTCGGCGTGCCGGTGCTGATCGGGCCGCACGTGTTCAACTTCACGCAGGCGACCGCCGATGCAGTAGCAGCGGGCGCCGCGCAGCAGGTGCAGGATCCCGCGGATCTCGGCCGCGTGCTCGACGCGCTGTTCGCCGACAAGGCGCGGCGCATCGCGATGGGCGCGGCCGGCGCGGCCTTCGCGGCGCGTCATCGCGGCGCGACCGCGCGGACGGTCGACGTGCTGGCGGCGCTGCTGCCGGCCGCCGAGAACGGCGCGCGCGCGACGCAGGACGAGTAG
- a CDS encoding glycosyltransferase, with product MTPPISAPRDAGPLDDVAVLMPAYNAHDDVVRTLASFREDAPVRVLVVDDGSTPPLAVPDLPGLAIEVLRMPQNGGIERALAAGIDALAARGFRYAARIDAGDLAAPERLAKQRAYLDAHPRVACVGMWTQVVSRAGEPRFMLTPPADPRALRRTRFLRSPLVHPSVMLRVDAVREVGNYRVKYRAAEDLDLFLRLMQRYDCANLPELGLYYELNEGGISATKRRRQLMSTLSLLLRHFNALNPYDWAGLAKTLLHFVTPYRTLQRIKQTLFAARPSA from the coding sequence ATGACGCCCCCTATTTCCGCGCCGCGCGACGCCGGCCCGCTCGACGACGTGGCCGTGCTGATGCCGGCCTACAACGCGCACGACGATGTCGTCCGGACCCTCGCGTCGTTTCGCGAGGACGCGCCGGTGCGCGTGCTGGTCGTCGACGACGGCAGCACGCCGCCGCTTGCCGTGCCGGACCTGCCCGGCCTCGCGATCGAGGTGCTGCGCATGCCGCAGAACGGCGGCATCGAGCGCGCGCTCGCGGCCGGCATCGATGCGCTCGCGGCGCGCGGCTTCCGCTATGCCGCGCGCATCGACGCGGGCGATCTCGCCGCGCCCGAGCGGCTCGCGAAGCAGCGCGCGTATCTCGATGCGCATCCGCGCGTCGCCTGCGTCGGCATGTGGACCCAGGTCGTGTCGCGCGCCGGCGAGCCGCGCTTCATGCTGACGCCGCCCGCCGATCCGCGCGCGCTGCGCCGCACGCGCTTCCTGCGCTCGCCGCTCGTGCATCCGTCGGTGATGCTGCGCGTCGACGCCGTGCGCGAGGTCGGCAACTATCGCGTGAAATACCGCGCCGCCGAGGATCTCGACCTTTTTTTACGCTTAATGCAACGCTACGATTGCGCGAACCTGCCGGAACTCGGGCTCTATTACGAGCTCAACGAAGGCGGGATCAGCGCGACCAAGCGGCGCCGCCAGCTGATGTCGACGCTCTCGTTGCTGCTGCGCCATTTCAACGCGCTGAACCCGTATGACTGGGCCGGGCTCGCCAAGACCCTGCTGCATTTCGTGACGCCGTACCGCACGCTGCAGCGGATCAAGCAGACGCTGTTCGCTGCGCGGCCGTCCGCTTAA
- a CDS encoding oligosaccharide flippase family protein — translation MLKRLANPDVAKAVANLVWLGLERLTQIGVAIAISGLLARYFGPDVFGKWQYANTLLLVLAPLTWVCGAEILVPTIVQRSAGQLGAVLGSAFALRIAVSAAALAATWVAITAGAFDPLVGAMLAGLAVTMVFREPFVGVVNAWLQSMTYSKPQLVTSMAAALVKALLVWLLVRAAAGPARFAWLWALEAAAIGIALLLYYRQRHGGALGWRVDRPTFRHFATAGTVFWLGLICMYLFLKLDRLMLERHVSFADLGRYAAAQQLNENWITLALMLAQTIAPAFVYRVEDVARLRRNIVRLIAMTAALMTAGALMLDAAAPLIIGKVFGPGYEASVDIFRWAVWLSVPAGIEAIGNLIVLKYQAKFVLLSKWALALAIAALVNLLAIPRLGLYGALVGLAGGYLAAAAVNFYYIRFKLRP, via the coding sequence ATGCTGAAGCGCCTCGCCAATCCGGACGTCGCGAAAGCCGTCGCGAACCTCGTCTGGCTGGGGCTCGAACGGCTCACGCAGATCGGCGTCGCGATCGCGATCAGCGGCCTTCTGGCCCGTTATTTCGGGCCGGACGTGTTCGGCAAATGGCAGTATGCGAATACGCTGCTCCTCGTGCTGGCGCCGCTCACCTGGGTGTGCGGCGCGGAAATCCTCGTTCCGACCATCGTGCAGCGGAGCGCCGGACAGCTCGGCGCGGTGCTCGGCAGCGCGTTTGCGCTGCGCATCGCCGTGTCGGCCGCCGCGCTCGCCGCGACCTGGGTCGCGATCACCGCCGGCGCGTTCGACCCGCTCGTCGGCGCGATGCTCGCCGGGCTCGCGGTGACGATGGTCTTCCGCGAGCCGTTCGTCGGCGTCGTCAACGCGTGGCTGCAGAGCATGACCTACAGCAAGCCGCAGCTCGTCACCAGCATGGCTGCGGCGCTCGTCAAGGCGCTCCTCGTCTGGCTGCTGGTGCGCGCCGCCGCCGGCCCCGCCCGCTTCGCGTGGCTGTGGGCGCTCGAGGCCGCCGCGATCGGCATCGCGCTGCTGCTGTATTACCGGCAGCGCCACGGCGGCGCGCTCGGCTGGCGCGTCGACCGGCCGACGTTCAGGCACTTCGCGACCGCCGGCACGGTGTTCTGGCTCGGCCTCATCTGCATGTACCTGTTCCTCAAGCTCGACCGCCTGATGCTCGAGCGCCACGTGTCGTTCGCCGATCTCGGCCGCTACGCGGCCGCGCAGCAGCTCAACGAGAACTGGATCACGCTCGCGCTGATGCTCGCGCAGACGATCGCGCCCGCCTTCGTCTACCGCGTGGAGGACGTCGCGCGGCTGCGCCGCAACATCGTCCGGCTGATCGCGATGACGGCCGCCCTGATGACCGCCGGCGCGCTCATGCTCGATGCCGCCGCGCCGCTCATCATCGGCAAGGTGTTCGGGCCCGGCTACGAAGCGTCGGTCGACATCTTCCGCTGGGCCGTCTGGCTGTCCGTGCCGGCCGGCATCGAGGCGATAGGCAATCTTATCGTTCTCAAATATCAAGCAAAATTCGTCCTGTTGTCGAAATGGGCGCTCGCGCTCGCGATCGCCGCGCTCGTCAACCTGCTCGCGATCCCGCGGCTCGGCCTGTACGGCGCGCTCGTCGGGCTGGCCGGCGGCTATCTTGCCGCCGCCGCGGTAAATTTTTATTACATTCGATTCAAGCTGCGCCCATGA
- the ureG gene encoding urease accessory protein UreG has translation MNAPYSPSARRTKKLPPLRVGIGGPVGSGKTTLLEMLCKAMRDTYDLVAITNDIYTKEDQRLLTVAGALPEERIMGVETGGCPHTAIREDASINLEAVDRMLARFPEADIVFIESGGDNLAATFSPELSDLTIYVIDVAGGEKIPRKGGPGITKSDLLVINKTDLAPLVGANLDVMASDTKKMRGARPYVMTNLKVLDGVADVVAFIEKKGLLKV, from the coding sequence ATGAACGCACCCTACTCCCCGTCCGCCCGCCGCACGAAGAAGCTGCCGCCGCTGCGCGTCGGCATCGGCGGCCCGGTCGGCTCCGGCAAGACCACGCTGCTCGAAATGCTGTGCAAGGCGATGCGCGACACCTACGACCTCGTCGCGATCACCAACGACATCTACACGAAGGAAGACCAGCGCCTGCTGACGGTCGCGGGCGCGCTGCCCGAGGAACGGATCATGGGCGTCGAGACGGGCGGCTGCCCGCACACCGCGATCCGCGAGGACGCGTCGATCAACCTCGAAGCGGTCGACCGGATGCTCGCGCGCTTTCCGGAGGCGGACATCGTGTTCATCGAGTCCGGCGGCGACAATCTCGCGGCGACGTTCAGCCCCGAGCTGTCGGACCTGACCATCTACGTGATCGACGTCGCCGGCGGCGAGAAGATCCCGCGCAAGGGCGGGCCGGGCATCACGAAGTCGGACCTGCTCGTGATCAACAAGACCGACCTCGCGCCGCTCGTTGGCGCGAACCTCGACGTGATGGCGTCCGATACGAAGAAGATGCGCGGCGCCCGGCCGTACGTGATGACTAACCTGAAGGTGCTCGACGGCGTCGCGGACGTCGTCGCGTTCATCGAGAAGAAAGGATTGCTGAAGGTCTGA
- a CDS encoding Kdo hydroxylase family protein, whose translation MSESQIIEVSSADWRGHNLSVPREQLLAAVEEGKVLYFPHLRFAIEGGEEALLDPALADPKRKNISLAPNGGALAGVLGDGVTQSAVRALVARFQQQAGSLVDGLFPEYRGKLRVAPTSLRLMQVETRQTSWRKDDSRLHVDAFPSRPNYGERILRVFTNVNPAGAPRVWRVGEPFEAVAKRFLPRIRPQLPGSAWLLNLLHVTKTPRSAYDHLMLNLHDSMKADLDYQKNSPQETMPFPPGSVWICFSDQTSHAVMSGQFMLEQTFFLPVDAMVRRDCAPLGILERLMGRALV comes from the coding sequence ATGAGCGAATCCCAGATCATCGAAGTCTCGTCCGCCGACTGGCGCGGGCACAATCTGTCGGTGCCGCGCGAGCAGTTGCTGGCCGCGGTCGAAGAAGGCAAGGTGCTGTATTTCCCGCACCTGCGCTTTGCGATCGAAGGCGGCGAGGAAGCGCTGCTCGATCCGGCGCTCGCCGATCCGAAACGCAAGAACATCAGCCTCGCGCCGAACGGCGGCGCGCTCGCCGGCGTGCTCGGCGACGGCGTCACGCAGTCGGCGGTGCGCGCGCTCGTCGCGCGCTTCCAGCAGCAGGCCGGCTCGCTCGTCGATGGCCTCTTTCCCGAATACCGCGGCAAGCTGCGCGTCGCGCCGACGAGCCTGCGCCTGATGCAGGTCGAGACGCGCCAGACGTCGTGGCGCAAGGACGACAGCCGGCTGCACGTCGACGCGTTCCCGTCGCGCCCGAACTACGGCGAGCGGATCCTGCGCGTGTTCACGAACGTCAATCCGGCCGGCGCGCCGCGCGTGTGGCGCGTCGGCGAGCCGTTCGAGGCCGTCGCGAAGCGCTTCCTGCCGCGCATCCGGCCGCAGCTGCCGGGCTCCGCGTGGCTGCTGAACCTGCTGCACGTGACGAAGACGCCGCGCAGCGCGTACGACCACCTGATGCTGAACCTGCACGACAGCATGAAGGCCGATCTCGACTACCAGAAGAACAGCCCGCAGGAGACGATGCCGTTTCCGCCGGGCAGCGTGTGGATATGTTTCTCGGATCAGACTTCGCACGCTGTGATGTCCGGCCAGTTCATGCTCGAGCAGACGTTCTTCCTGCCGGTCGACGCGATGGTCCGGCGCGATTGCGCGCCGCTCGGCATTCTCGAGCGCCTGATGGGCAGGGCGCTGGTTTGA
- a CDS encoding urease subunit beta yields the protein MIPGEILTDDGEHELNAGRATLVLTVANTGDRPVQVGSHYHFHEVNDALSFDRAAARGFRLNIAAGTAVRFEPGQTRTVELVELAGARAVYGFQGKVMGPL from the coding sequence ATGATTCCCGGCGAAATCCTCACCGACGACGGCGAGCACGAGCTGAACGCGGGCCGCGCGACGCTCGTGCTGACGGTCGCGAACACCGGCGACCGCCCGGTGCAGGTCGGCTCGCACTACCACTTCCACGAAGTCAACGACGCGCTGTCGTTCGATCGCGCGGCCGCGCGCGGCTTCCGGCTCAACATCGCGGCCGGCACCGCGGTGCGCTTCGAGCCGGGCCAGACTCGCACGGTCGAGCTCGTCGAGCTGGCCGGCGCGCGCGCCGTCTACGGTTTCCAGGGCAAGGTGATGGGGCCGCTCTGA
- the ureC gene encoding urease subunit alpha, whose protein sequence is MTLRLSRRAYAEMFGPTTGDRIRLADTELLIEIERDCTIYGEEVKFGGGKVIRDGMGQSQRVAADVPDTVITNAVILDHWGIVKADIAIKHGRIAAIGKAGNPDIQPGVTIAIGAATEVIAGEGLIVTAGGIDTHIHFISPQQIDEALASGVTTMLGGGTGPATGTNATTCTPGPWHMERMLQAADGWPINLGFLGKGNASLPQPLVEQIAAGAIGLKLHEDWGTTPAAIDNCLSVADDTDTQVAIHTDTLNEAGFVESTVAAFKGRTIHTYHTEGAGGGHAPDILKVCGEANVLPSSTNPTRPYTINTLDEHLDMLMVCHHLDPSIAEDLAFAESRIRRETIAAEDILHDLGALSMLSSDSQAMGRVGEVIIRTWQTAHKMKVQRGALPEDNARHDNFRAKRYVAKYTINPALTHGIAHEVGSIEPGKWADLVLWEPAFFGIKPTMILKGGMIAMAQMGDPNASIPTPQPVHYREMFATRGGALARTSLTFVSQMAADAGIAERYGLAKRIVPVRNCRNVTKADMIHNAWRPAISVDPETYDVIADGQLLTCEPAAVLPMAQRYFLF, encoded by the coding sequence ATGACACTACGCTTGAGCCGCCGCGCGTACGCGGAGATGTTCGGGCCGACGACGGGCGACCGCATCCGTCTCGCCGATACCGAGTTGCTGATCGAGATCGAACGCGACTGCACGATCTACGGCGAGGAAGTGAAATTCGGCGGCGGGAAGGTGATCCGCGACGGGATGGGCCAGTCGCAGCGCGTCGCCGCCGACGTGCCCGATACGGTGATCACGAACGCGGTGATCCTCGATCACTGGGGCATCGTGAAGGCTGACATCGCGATCAAGCACGGGCGCATCGCCGCGATCGGCAAGGCCGGCAACCCGGACATCCAGCCGGGCGTGACGATTGCGATCGGCGCCGCGACCGAAGTGATCGCCGGCGAAGGGCTGATCGTGACCGCGGGCGGCATCGACACGCACATCCACTTCATCAGCCCGCAGCAGATCGACGAAGCGCTCGCGTCGGGCGTCACGACGATGCTCGGCGGCGGCACGGGGCCCGCGACCGGCACCAACGCGACCACCTGCACGCCGGGACCGTGGCACATGGAGCGGATGCTGCAGGCCGCCGACGGCTGGCCGATCAACCTCGGTTTCCTCGGCAAGGGCAACGCGAGCCTGCCGCAGCCGCTCGTCGAGCAGATCGCGGCCGGCGCGATCGGGCTGAAGCTGCACGAGGACTGGGGCACGACGCCCGCCGCGATCGACAACTGCCTGTCGGTCGCGGACGACACCGACACGCAGGTCGCGATCCACACCGACACGCTGAACGAGGCCGGCTTCGTCGAATCGACGGTCGCCGCGTTCAAGGGCCGCACGATCCACACGTATCACACCGAGGGCGCGGGCGGCGGCCATGCGCCGGACATCCTGAAGGTGTGCGGCGAGGCGAACGTGCTGCCGTCGTCGACCAACCCGACGCGCCCGTACACGATCAACACGCTCGACGAGCACCTCGACATGCTGATGGTGTGCCATCACCTCGATCCGTCGATCGCCGAGGATCTCGCGTTCGCCGAATCGCGCATTCGCCGCGAGACGATCGCGGCCGAGGACATCCTGCACGACCTCGGCGCGCTGTCGATGCTGTCGTCCGACTCGCAGGCGATGGGCCGCGTCGGCGAGGTGATCATCCGCACCTGGCAGACCGCTCACAAGATGAAGGTGCAGCGCGGCGCGCTGCCCGAGGACAACGCGCGCCACGACAACTTCCGCGCGAAGCGCTACGTCGCGAAGTACACGATCAACCCGGCGCTCACGCACGGGATCGCGCACGAGGTCGGCTCGATCGAGCCCGGCAAGTGGGCGGACCTCGTGCTGTGGGAACCGGCGTTCTTCGGCATCAAGCCGACGATGATCCTGAAGGGCGGGATGATCGCGATGGCGCAGATGGGCGACCCGAACGCGTCGATCCCGACGCCGCAGCCCGTCCACTATCGCGAGATGTTCGCGACGCGCGGCGGCGCGCTCGCGCGCACGTCGCTGACGTTCGTGTCGCAGATGGCGGCCGACGCCGGCATTGCCGAGCGCTACGGGCTCGCGAAGCGCATCGTGCCGGTGCGCAACTGCCGCAACGTGACGAAGGCCGACATGATCCACAACGCGTGGCGGCCCGCGATCAGCGTCGACCCGGAAACCTACGACGTGATCGCCGACGGCCAGCTCCTCACCTGCGAGCCGGCCGCGGTGCTGCCGATGGCGCAGCGCTATTTCCTGTTCTGA